The region CGCAGCGCCGCCACGTGCCGCTCGAAGGCGGCCCGCCCCTCCTTGGTCAGCGTCAGGGAGGTCCGGGTGCGCCGCCCCACGGTGAACTTCTGCACCTTCACGTAACCGGCGTTCTCCAGCACGGTGACCTGCTTGGACAGCACCGAGTCGCTGACCTCCACCGTGTCCCGCACCAGCCGGAACTCGGCGCGGTCCACGGCGGCCAGCGCGGCGACCACCGAAAAGCGCACGGGGGAGTGGATCACCTCGTCCAGGCGGTTGCGCGGGTGGTTCATCGTGGGTTCCCGCTCTGCCGTAGCGCCACGTAGGCGACCGTCAGGGGCGGAACGCAGCTCAGCAGCGCACCCGAGACCCACCAGGCGGTCACGCCGGGGAAGAGGTTGATCCCCACCACGAGGGTGACCAGGTAGATGGCGGTCCAGGCGCCCATCATGCCCAGGTGCAGCACGCCGAGGTTGCGCGGCTGCGCGGGCCGGGTGAGCGCGTAGGTGAGGAGCAGTGTCAGCACCACGGCGAAAGCGCCCATCGTCCACGGCAGCGCCTGGGGAGAGGGCAGCAGGCCCAGCGCCAGGATCAGGGCGCAGCTCATCGCCGCGTACCCCACGCCGAAGACCGCGTACCAGCGGCCCTGCCCGCCCATGCGGGCCTTGAGGGTCTCCGCCTGCTCGAGGGCGTCCAGTGCCTCGTCCTGCCGCATATCCCACCTCCGGTGTTCGAACCTGTTTCCAGGGTCGCACTCACTTTCCACTTTGGCAAGTACTTTCCGAAGATGTGGATGAGGGGCGAAGACCCCGACCCGACGCCGGGACCCCCGATCGGCCACCGCCCGGACCCGGGGCACCGCTCCGGTGCGCTCCTGCGCGCCCGGTGGGGCGGGACGCCTCCGGCTCCGTCTGACCTTGAGGTGTGGCCTCGCGCCGCGCTCTCCTCACGGGTCGGGGCCGCCGGGTCGCCGCCCCAGCGTGCCCGGTGGGGCGCCCCCCGGCCCCGCCCGGGCTTGAAACGTGGCCTCAAGGGCCGGGCTCTTTCGGGGGGCCGGAAGGCCCCGGCTCGGCATTGTGGACTCGGTCGGGCCGCCGCCACCCGACCCGGAGGTGCGCCGGTTCGATGGAGGTCCGAGGGGCGCCGAGGGCACCGCCCCGGCGTGCCCGGCGGGGCGCCTCCGGGCTCCGCCGTCCCACTGGCCGGGGGCGGGGCGCGGTCTCAGCCCGCCGGGGTCTCGCGGTAGAGCACCAGGTGCTCGTGGTACAGCACCCCGTCGCGCACGTCCCCCGTGGCGGTGAACCCCGTGTCGTCCACGTAGTCGATGTGGTCCCCCGTCACCGTGTAGCGCCCGGTGTAGGCGCTGCGGCGGTTCCCGCGCGCCTCGTCGTAGCGGCCGTCCGGCAGCAGCTCCTGCCGGATGAAGCCGTCTGCGGTCACCCACATGCCCACGAACGGGTGCGGCGCGGTGGTCTCCTCGGCCATGGCGGCCCTCCTTCTTCTTCCTCGTGTCGGCGTACTCCCACGACGACGGGGCGTCTCAGCGGACGACACCGGCCGGGACCCGGTCCCGAAACCCGCGTACGCGCCCGCACGGCCCGTCGGTGTCCCCCACCACGAGCACGTCGGCGCAGACCGGGACACCCGTACCCGGGTCACCGGCCCCCCTCCGGCGCGGCCTCGGCCGGGCGGCTGTCCCGGAACGCATGGCGTGCCCCCCGGCCCGTGCGGTGGACGACACCGTCGATCCTCGTGCCGCCCGAGCCGCGGTTCCAGGCCGCCGTGCACCCTGGTGTCCCACTCCCAGGCACTGCGCGGCACCCCTCCCGGAGCCCGGGACGGGGACCCTCAGGCCCGCCCGGTGCGCGTCCCCGCGCCCGCCTCCGGACCGTTCTCCGGGTACAGGGTGTGCAGGGAGCCGAGCAGGGCGAGCGCCTCCTCGGACGGGCTGCCCGGTTCGGCCTGGTAGACGACCAGCTGCTGCCCGTGCCCGTCGGCGTTGTTGACCGTGAAGCTCTCGTAGTGCAGGTCCAGCGGCCCGACCGCGCTGTGGTGGAGCCGCTTGGCGCCCCCGCTCTTGCCCCGGACGTCGTGGCGGGCCCACAGCGTCCGGAAGTCCGTGCTCCTGAGGGAGAGCTCCCCGACGAGCGCGCTGAGCCGGGGGTCGTCCGCGCGCGCCCCCGCCGCCTTGTGCAGTTCCGCCACGACCGCCGCGGCGGACCGGTCCCAGTCGCGGTGGAACCCGCGGGCCGCCGGGTCCAGGAAGGTCATGCGCGCCAGGTTGTCCGTGACCGTGAAGTCCGCGTGCAGGGCCGCGGCCAGGCGGTTGCGGGCCACCACGTCCAGCGTCCCGCCCAGGACGAAGGCCGGGGTGTCGCTCCAGCGGTCCAGGAGCCGGAGCAGGTGCGGGTTCACCCGCTCCGGGCGGGCCGCGCCCCGGCTCCGCCGGCCGCCGGCCAGTGCCAGCCGGTGCAGGTGGTCGGTCGCCTCCCCGTCCAGCAGCAGGGCCCGGGCCAGGGCGTCCAGCACCTGGGGCGAGGGGTTGCGCTCCCGCCCCTGTTCGAGCCGCATGTAGTAGTCGGTGCTGACCCCCGCCAGGATCGCGACCTCCTCCCGGCGCAGCCCCGGCACCCGGCGGCGCCCGGAGCCCGGCAGCCCGACGTCCTCGGGCCGGACCCGGTCCCGCCGTGCCCGCAGGAAGCCTTCCAGGGTGGCCCGGGGTTCCGCGCCGGTCGTTTCGTCGGTGCCCATGGACCCAGGCTAGGACGGACCCCGGCCGTGCGGGCGGGCCGAGGGTGGGTGCGTTCCACCCACCCTCGCGACGGCCTCCCGGGGCCGCCCGCGCCCCCGGCGCGCTGCCGTGATCCGTGACACACCAGGCGTGCCCGCCGGGGCCCGCGGCGCCCCCGGGAGGGGGCGCCGTCCCCCCGCGTCCCCACGAGCTGGGAAGACCACCGCGCGGCGCCGTCCGGGGCCTTCGACCGGCTCGGGGCGGAGGGGACGGACGGCCCCGCCACATGCACTAATCTGGCGCGACGATGCCCGCGAAAACTGATCTCGAACTCCTGCGCGCCCACGAACCCGTGCTCATGTGCACCGAGGGAGAACTCTTCTTCCCCACCGATGTGGACGCCTACGTACGCAACTGCAGTCTGTGGATCGAGGAGCCCGGGGGCCGCGAGCGCGTCATCGTCCCCGTCGGGGAGCTCGACCTCGACCGCCTGGCCACCGCCGAGGAGGAGTGGCCCGGACGCCACAAGCACCTGCGCTTCGTCCAGGAGGAGACCCTGCGCGAGGAGGCCCGCCGCTTCCGGGGCAGCTCGCGCACGGTCATCCCCAAGAGCGGCCGCCTGGCCGCCGTCGGCGTCCTGGGCCGCATCCTCGACATCCTGATGAAGCTCTCCCTGCTGATCCGCGGCGCGGTCCCGGGCGGCCTCACCTTCGCGGCGGTGACCCGCTACCGGGAGCGGGTGGACGACGGCAACGCCACCTACTACGGCCGGGTCACCCGCGAGGGCGGCTACATCATCCTCCAGTACTGGTTCTTCTACGCGATGAACGACTGGCGGACCATCTACGGCGGCGTCAACGACCACGAGGCCGACTGGGAGCGCGTGACCGTCTACGTCGTGGAGAACCCCGACGGCACCACCCGCCCGATCTGGGTCGGCGCCTCCTCGCACGAGTACCACGGCGACGACCTGCGCCGCAGCTGGGACGACCCGGACCTGCACCGCGACGGCGACCACCCCGTCATCTACGTCGGCGCGGGCTCGCACTCCCACCAGATGCTCCCGGGCGACTACCTCATCCAGGTCGACCCCTCCGTCCTGCGCGGCCTGCTCAACGCCTGGAAGTGGATCACCCACCGCATCTTCCGGGCCGACAGCGCCATCAACCGCCACGGCATCGGCGTCCCCTTCGTCGACTACGCCCGCGGCGACGGCGAACGCCTGGGCCCGGGCGGCGCCCGGCAGT is a window of Nocardiopsis changdeensis DNA encoding:
- a CDS encoding winged helix-turn-helix domain-containing protein gives rise to the protein MNHPRNRLDEVIHSPVRFSVVAALAAVDRAEFRLVRDTVEVSDSVLSKQVTVLENAGYVKVQKFTVGRRTRTSLTLTKEGRAAFERHVAALREIAAGTALEPAPTSGPGD
- a CDS encoding Atu4866 domain-containing protein — encoded protein: MAEETTAPHPFVGMWVTADGFIRQELLPDGRYDEARGNRRSAYTGRYTVTGDHIDYVDDTGFTATGDVRDGVLYHEHLVLYRETPAG
- a CDS encoding helix-turn-helix domain-containing protein; translation: MGTDETTGAEPRATLEGFLRARRDRVRPEDVGLPGSGRRRVPGLRREEVAILAGVSTDYYMRLEQGRERNPSPQVLDALARALLLDGEATDHLHRLALAGGRRSRGAARPERVNPHLLRLLDRWSDTPAFVLGGTLDVVARNRLAAALHADFTVTDNLARMTFLDPAARGFHRDWDRSAAAVVAELHKAAGARADDPRLSALVGELSLRSTDFRTLWARHDVRGKSGGAKRLHHSAVGPLDLHYESFTVNNADGHGQQLVVYQAEPGSPSEEALALLGSLHTLYPENGPEAGAGTRTGRA